The following coding sequences lie in one Rutidosis leptorrhynchoides isolate AG116_Rl617_1_P2 chromosome 6, CSIRO_AGI_Rlap_v1, whole genome shotgun sequence genomic window:
- the LOC139853949 gene encoding uncharacterized protein translates to MEHQCMCCDSVHVTSPALDEYKTWSGLSPSLSKNTAFFANVSTSLKELNFWVVFIPSNPSWGWKKLLSLRDDLRGKFLNEIGKGVNTVSWFNEWNEIDPLILLVRRKDILTACLSMSDQLTYITHNGPRRWIAGWMNRFFILSNLAPPAISSVTDIVPWYLIVRNSHSIPRDAFVLWLLLGERLKTPDKLQTWEIQNVEVLKCSLCNIVADSHDHIFFSCNFSSQVWAFGAQHMDFPIVAQGWRDFTIVICKLLFGA, encoded by the exons ATGGAACACCAATG CATGTGTTGTGATTCTGTTCATGTTACAAGTCCTGCTCTAGACGAGTATAAGACATGGTCTGGTTTATCACCTAGTTTATCGAAAAATACGGCGTTCTTTGCTAATGTTTCGACCAGTTTAAAG GAACTTAACTTTTGGGTTGTTTTTATTCCATCGAATCCAAGTTGGGGATGGAAGAAACTTTTAAGTTTACGTGATGATCTTAGAGGCAAGTTTCTTAATGAGATTGGAAAAGGTGTCAATACGGTTTCTTGGTTTAATGAATGGAATGAAATTGACCCTCTTATCTTGTTGGTAAGGCGTAAGGATATCTTGACTGCTTGTTTGTCTATGTCTGATCAGCTGACATATATCACACACAATGGGCCAAGGAGATGGATAGCAGGTTGGATGAATAGGTTCTTTATTTTATCTAATTTAGCTCCACCTGCTATTTCTAGTGTTACTGATATC GTTCCTTGGTACCTGATTGTTAGGAATTCACATAGTATCCCAAGAGATGCATTTGTGTTGTGGCTTCTTTTGGGGGAAAGATTGAAGACTCCAGACAAGTTACAAACATGGGAAATTCAGAATGTTGAAGTTCTCAAGTGTTCACTCTGTAATATAGTTGCAGATTCTCATGATCACATATTCTTTTCGTGCAATTTCAGTTCTCAGGTTTGGGCTTTTGGTGCGCAACATATGGATTTCCCCATTGTTGCGCAAGGATGGAGGGATTTCACAATCGTGATTTGCAAACTCTTATTTGGTGCTTGA